In Lactuca sativa cultivar Salinas chromosome 5, Lsat_Salinas_v11, whole genome shotgun sequence, the DNA window gatgtttctggatcttaaaaaggagtattggtggccctgtatgaagagagatatagcgtggtttgtcgagaggtgcctaacctgtcatagggttaaggccgaacatcagagaccgcatggtaagttgcaaccactggaagtaccagaatggaaatgggagcagatatccatggattttatcaccaaattgccgagaacggcgaggggtgtcgatgcgatttgggtgatagtagaccgtttgacaaagagcactcactttctcgccattagtgagagttcttctgtgGAAAAGTTAGCAGtggtatatgtgagagaggtggtatcgtggcatggggtgccgatctcgattgtgtcagatcgagatgtgcgtttcacttccagattttggaagaaattccatgaggagttgggtacgaggctgcattttagtaccgcataccacccacagactgacggtcagagcgagcggacgattcagatgctcgaggaaattctccgagcatgcgtgttggattttggtggaagttgggacacgtatttgcccttagcagagttcacctacaataacagccatcattcgagcattggtatgccgccttttgagctgttgtatgggaggaggtgtcggactcccatttgttggggagaggtagggcaacaaGTGATAGGTagcacagagattgtgcttcacacgacagagcagatacaacggGTCAGGCaaagattgttgaccgctcagagccgccaaaagagttatgcggatagacgatgacccgagctcgagttccaggtcggtgattatgttctcctgaaggtatctcctttggaaaggagtgattcgattcaggaagaggggcaagctagggccccggtatattgggccatttagagtgatcgcgagggtgggcagggtagcgtatcgcttggagctacctgcggagttggagcggattcataataccttccacgtgtctcagttaaggaagtgtatagccgacgagtcggcggtagtgccgctagaggacattcaggtggatgcgagcctgaactacgcggagagaccagttgcgattgtggatcgaaagatcaaggttctaaggaacaaggaggtgcctatGGTACAgcttcagtggcaacatcggaaaggatccgagttgacttgggagccagagcgtgagatgcaggagcagcatccggagctatttcagggatgagacttcgagggtgaagttagattcaagtgggggagaattgtaacatccggaatttcaggtattatatttattctttttattttgagttttgtggaagaactcggcgagttggtgcgtagactcgccgagtagagacgcgatttctcacccggattaatgaccggactcgacgagtcgcattggtggactcagcgagtccacgctgtttaatgaaaccctaatttctcgggtttggggcctatttaaagggccttatggccgtcatttgtgctcaccagcccccagagcgaaaccctagtgagcttgagcgttgggagtgagagaaggagccattgtcgaccttgtaggtgttgtctagcaagggaaaggaagctatagccaagaggaagcaagagggataacttcctgaagatctgaggtccagaacatcacgtttgaggtactattttcgaaccattttctgttgaggtgatgttcatgttgatttagggcttattgcccttttgtgactagatctagtgctcccatggtcccttaagcgagttaggttctggatctggacccatggaggtccagagtgcctctttgtccaagctttatatgagtctatggaggttttggtttgggatctttgtgtttgaggttaaaacaccatttatgagtcaataggtgtgatatgagcaccaagacataaactttacgtgataaataagcttggaaagactggatctatgagttagtggaacagatcggacctcagaaggtcgtttagggttgtgcatggaatgcactcgacgagttggagcgggttgttccgtgttttcgaaccaggggttgattaaccgagttgggtgagtgactcggtgagtcggaagggattcagaggaatcgggtccccgtagggactcgacgagtccacgctagactcggcgagttgggttgaccgttgaccattgaccagagttgaccggtgttgacttgatagagttagtcaaccctagttgggaaagtgttaattagagatgtatttgtgttataggaggactatagctcgggagatcgagcactagtgattttagGGATTTACgggttaccgagatacgcgaggtgagtcttctcactatactttaccttgagtaggtaattagagttatgtgatacagtgttgtatgctatatatgtgttatgtgttgcactgcaatattctatgtgatttatgttgtgcatgctacagagttagaaccggaaggttcacagagatagagcctgagggttcatagagttgggtgcacggacccaaagagttatagcctcgagtggctaatatgtgttatatatatggtattttggggaactcactaagctttgtgcttacagtgtttggtgttatttgtttcaggtactagtgaggatcgcgggaaggcgccggcctgatcagtacacacatgggatttttatgttatgtgatcttgggattgttatatactatgaatttgagtttcaaacaatgatgtttttatgaataataaatgaattatgttttttataaaatgcaaaaaattgttttgaaatttacggtgttacatttgtCTAGTCCGAGGATTGTAAGATTTGAcccttttgtttgtgtgttttgaaaaggtgtttttTGTAGGTCTTGCAGGTGTGTAGACACGTGCAGGCATTTTGTGAAGTGATTTCGTAAACTCTTGAGGTGACCTTTTGAGTGTcggagttggcaaaattcctttccatttttgagtttttgaaagTGACTTTGGTAGGGTCGGATTAGGtagaatacctttccattttggattgTCTAATGAATAGACTTGAAAACCATTTGATCAAAAAGACTTATCCTTAGGGTCAGGTGATTTTTGAGCAATGTCAGAAACAGTAAACTCCttcttttttgttttcttggaaacagttGATTTGAAATGATAATTTGAGAAAGCAAGTTATTCTGGACTCTTTGACTTGGGATATTTCACAAATTTCTTTCGTTTTGAATGAATTTCCCGTTGCTTCCCACGGGaacgaaattcttctttaaaagctctttttgcttcggtcttaggagaaccgcagtcagtgaCATTTAATTGTGGTTTCCTTAAATCTTTTGGAGATTTTGAAAAACAGGGACTTGATTCATCCGAACTGGAGAAGTCaggactttgagaacattgaccaaattcaaaattttcgattggtaattcatgattgATTGGTTCAATAGTCACAGAACTTTTGACTATGGTCTGCGGTGTAGTGTTTTGGACAACCGCAGAGTAAGTCTTGGTGGACACTTTAGTGGGACAATTGGGTAATGGGACGGTTTGCGGTTCATGACTGCGGTTAGGAACACTGCGTTCAGACTGTAGAGATGGGAAGTCTAATGAGACTCCAGGACTTTCTACAACAATTTCCTCATCGGCTACGGATGATGTCTGAGAATCAGAGTGATCCATGTTATCAACATGATTAGAAAATTCAGGGAGAATTTCCTCGATAACACAGTTATTACTCAGCTCATTGAGTTTACCAAAATGAGCTTGGATATCCTCCggaaatgttttgtcattgacTGGGAATAAGAAATTGCGTTCTGGAGGGACATAGGGACGTTCCGGTGTGAACCGAGGTGAGGAGTCTGTTACGGTTGGATACCcgttggaccaaccccaattaaaggtgttatcaacattcccattattaacaaGACTCTCAATGGCCTTAGTTTCATTAAAaagcttttcaattaaaagatttaagcgtacaatttcatTTTGTGCTAAATCTCTCTAATTTAAAGCTATTTCTAATTGTGTTTCGTTTAACATCCTAGCATCCTTTTCTAGCATCaagtccttctctaacattgTCATTTTTAGTCTCTTATTTTCCAAACGTCCTATAACGTGGAACATCTCCTGTGaagcgatgttcttctcatctaaggctttattgtagtctgtaaggacggcagcacatgtgtcattaagtgtgtccaagtaaggttgacagtcatgaatgctataatttaaagtttgaatcataagttttactTGTTCCACAATGTTGAGAGTTCCATCTTTCgccatatagcaatggttcttctttagCTTGGTTGAGTCGTCTTCATCAGCAGTTTCCATCATACAGATCTTGCCTTCTCCTTTACTGCGGTCATCTTCATCTTTGTCTTCGGATTACCACACTTGATGATTTCTTTTTACTTAAGCAACGTAGGCTTTTTCCCTTTTCTTTGTCctccagttcttgagccattctgagatagaaGGCTTTCTCTTTCACTACGTTTGCCTTGCAATCCTAAGCAAAATGGTtttctttgttgcacttgtgacatataaCAATGTCACTTTTGTCTTCTAAAGAGGTACCGGAGTCAATTCATTGAGGCAGCGGTGGTACGTCTTTAGACTATGTTTGCTAAGGCTGCGGTGGAGGGAGAGGATTCTTGGTGGAACGAAAGTGATTATTTTGAAAGTTGCGGTTGAaagtaggggtgcaaacgagccgagtcgAGCCcaagcctggccaggctcggctcgggctcgtttaagttatataaggctcgagctcgagctcggctcgattcgagcttccttgtactgagctcggctcgagctcgtaaagaattatacaagctcggctcggCCTCGGGCTCAACTCGTTTTATATCTGATGtgtctaaataagcttaagctcggctcgagcttgttaagaagctcgtttactaataccctaaatccataattcccctaatatgtttttattttaatatatataaataatattaaattatattatagaaaggctcgtttaggctcgtgagcctaatcaagcttaatgacataggcttgagctcgagctcgtttaataaacgagcttaatattaagctcgagctcggctcgagctcggctcgagctcgtttaaaatcgatttcgagtcgagcttttagcgATCCGATatcgagtagctcgcgagtagcttggctcgtttgcacccctagttGAAAGGTGGTCAGTTGTATTGTTGATTTTTacgaaatgaaggtggtaagcaATTGAATTTTTGACTGACAAGGGCAATGGCATtttgaaactcttcttcatcgtcatattCTGAGTCTGCTTCATATAACTGCGATGATGAGTCATACGAagtgggataagtttgagtgtgaggtgattgAGCTACAAGAGCAAGCGGACCTCCGAAGTCTAAGCAGTCCTTGAGTACAGTAGACTCTTGAGCTTGCAACTCTCCATAGAGCTTATAGAGGGACAATGAATGAATCTTCCTATCTCCTTGAACAATCATTTTGGCTGTTGTCCAGTGTCTTCCCAAGCCATTAAGGAATTGTaggtttgtttcatgattgctgcGGACGGTTCCCGAATTGGAtagttttgtgacaatcaagttgaatctcttaaaagagtcttccaaactttcaccggagtaagctttgaagttgttgaattcgtTGAGGGTcgtagtgagcttcttgtcttgagcctgctctgaacctttgtacaagtttttgagaacatcccaaatctcctttgctgatttgcagtttatgatgatgtcgaagttgtcaggagcaactccacaagagatttcataaaaggcaatagcatcattttccatcttgtcaagatcatctttggtgggacggttcaaagctggttgacctcctcctagccttgatgtggctccatcagtttggactggtgtgAGGACTAGAACATGTGGTCCTTATTATATAGAATTCcaaacatctctaccaagtcgtctgagatatctttccatcctttAACACCAGTGATGGTACTCATTCGCAActagtattggggctcgattagaaccaccaacactgttggagacatttaatgataacgattgtgccattttgaagatttttgtgtttaagaaatgagcttcagtggtatagaaagctctttgaaaaatcagagttccgattttcaaaaagcaaccactatggctctgataccaattgtggagagaaaaactttgagacacacttgaacaaatcgttagaacaagtatatatcggaatagttaatctcgaagctcaacaataatattaagtgttagaagttagtgagttagatgcgtAAAAGTAAaggaatgtaaatgacaacaattgttttatcaagtatacacatacgCAGATTCacaacaaggaatgcattcaaaccaagttagtaaatgagatctagcttagtgattaagtcacaagtgaCTTGCTCTTTAAAGAGATGGTGattgattatgagagtaagaaggtttgataagtaagatagaatgagaactgatgtgtattagaatttgaTGAGAGATTCACATCGATACCGATTACATGAGAAatgaactctatttatagagacaagtttacaactctaaaagcagccatgcaaggcatactggatattagagtgttttacagaaaagacaaaataaactaagtaaaGATAACGACTACGGTGCTGAAGACTTCGGATGGCCGGATGATAAGATTGCTTGACTACGGTGGCTTGAAGACTGCGGTAGctaaagttcaagagggtcacttttttgaTTCAACAACTACTCTGGAAAAGGATTTTCGTATCCAAAGTACCTTTCCTTGACATAATTCCACATCCTTCTACAATCCTAACTGATGACAAGGAACCCAAAATACCCATAATTGAAACAAATAGATACTCACTTCATTGCTCTACTTAATACTGAATCAAACCCGAGTCTACTATAGATTAATTCCACAATCCTGTTAATTAGGGCAATGTACCCAGAAGCCATGATACACCATAAATAGAACATGACGATAAATAGGAACATTAAACGATCCATGATGCACTGGTAACAACCTAACAATCCACTCTTCTACTGAACTAATCGATAATACACACACCAAATTCTGGAGTTGACTGACAGACCCACGATATAAACGATCTATACCCTGAGCTGACGAATTCTTTAACATCCAACACTCAACCTGAGCAATTTAACCACCTCTTTACCAGTTCATCGGCATCCCTGAAAGGGACCACTAGCTACAATGAGCTCCCTGACCAAAAAATTCATGCAGTGAAGACAACTAGGGAGTACGCACCGCATACTAaacttgtacgccccgcgtactgctcaCTGATGCGGAATATACAAGTCGTGAAGCCTGATCCATGCATTACGCTGAGCATACTCCTACGTATGCCCGACGTACTCGTTAGAGGGCCAAAACTCAAAATAAGCTTTTAATGGTTAAGGGAATAACGTCCAAACACAGATCTGACCTTTATGAGGTATCTTAAGTCATAAAATTCCTgaatttatgactttgcatggcttaatgaggtCCAAACCATAATCTAAGCTTCCTAATCTTCATAAAAGATCAACAATACTTGCATGAGAGGATAAAAGTCcacaagatccaaactttatgacttaatgacCTCAATAAGGACCAAATATGAGGCCCAAAGGTTTTGGAGTAGCTTCTACTCATAAGAACCACCATCATAGGACCAAAACCTGATAAACTACCACCCAAAACAAGATCTATACAAATGATCCATCAAGATTGAGACTTTATACTTCCAAAAGATGCAGGAAGAAAAACCAAGCCTGGGTTTACAAGCCCCAAGCAATAAAACTCTCCTTCaagaagctccttcttcttcaatgatcactaaaacacatgaaatcacaccaAGAACTCAAGAATCACTAtaatggggctagggtttcatATTTAGGGTTTAACGGGATGGAAGCTGAAGGTAAGAGGGTTTGGAGTTAATTTAAGGCCATTAAATCGGGTCCatgaccctaaattagggtttgcacctgactggagtacaccctgcgtactccaAAGAGCACTGCAATCCTCCtacctagtacgcccaacatactaggctTAGCCCTAAAACCACCAAACTTCCAAAGCCTATAACTTCTTTGTTTTAAGTAtgatttcgacgatccttatatcccccGAAAGGTAATGAGAaactctacacttctatcaactcactctcgccttaaaatgttttaaagttaaatccaaaattcataaaagaccCGACCTGTCACTTTACAgatatacccttgggctccaaaacacCACCCAAACTCTCGGATCACCTAATCCACATTAACCACACCCAAAGGGGTCTAAATCTCTCATTCTCAAAGCCCGGAGGCTTGTGATACTTGATATTCGGTTCACGACACTTAATTATGAAACGACTTGAAACAGGGGGTTACATATCGGTCGTAGAAATCGAAAATTAAATGCCTAAAAAACTTTCATTTCAGTTATTacgaattaataaattaattaataatttacaatttaattttctaattaatagttgaaaaatattataattaCTCAAGAAGATCACAAAGGCCAATATCATATCTTTAACAATTAAGTATTATGTAATCAAAGTCTAATTCATGCGTAATTAGGCTGATCCGGCCACATACAACAAGCTTATTAATCATAGCCCAATTATTTATCCATATTGATAATCTACTAGAACTTAGGCTTATAAGGAAGAGCTTTTTCCTTGTTGCTTCCACTGTGGGACAAGTTCCACAATGCTATATTTTAGGCTATCTGGTATGGAGGAAAAAGCACACATAGGAATCCAATGTGGAAGGGGTTTCCACTATTGAACATTACCCCAAAGTCTAGTAGGTTTCATGTGGAGTGAGGGTGGTTATGAgtcttctctctctctttctctctctctttctctctctctctctctagtgaACACCATTTCCATGACCTTGTGAAATGCTTGTGGAATGGTTTGATGATGAGGTGGATTGCATTCCACACGTGAGGATACCATATAGCCTCATATACAGAGTTCCAACACAAGTAACACTATCGAGGATTGTTGTAAGGAATTCAGGAAACACATCAAACATCTACATGATCGTCAATCAACATTAGATTACTCATCTCCTAGCATCGTCTGAAAACTCATTGCATTCTCGCTGAAAATAATGGATCAAGTCGAAATATAATGTTCTTATTGGCATGATCAGATCTATATTTCAAATTCACTAAGAAATAATTAAACGCATCCTATCTACTTTCAGGACAACTATCGGAAAGATAACTTGCAAAAACACAACACCTCCCTTAGAGATTCGTCAAAAAAATCCATGAGCATAACCATTGAACGATATCTTTTTGGGCATGTTGAAAATTATCCTAGATGTTTCCACCTTCATTTGAATTGTCCTAACTCACGCAGATAAAAAAAAATGCGTCATAGCTGAAAAATCATGTATAATCACAAATAACCACAACACACAcattctctctgtctctctcaacTTAACAGAAAACAAACCATAGAGCCCATTCAATTGTTTAAAAGTTACTTAATTCATCCTTATAATGTTACAATTTAACCCTTTATCTTATGtaaaaagttataaatttatCTTTTTACATTTTTAATTTCTAACTTATACATTTTTTAAATTTTCGCTTGTAAGCTTATTTTttgtaaatatattatcaaaactTTATATTTAACAAGTTATACTGTTAAATAGATATCATTAATATCTCGAAATCAATAATAGTATTGCAtcttctactctaataaatgaagagttttttttgCAACATGTCACATTCCCATTCAaattgtcaaatgtcattttatggttattttgaattaattttttttttcacatttcaTTTTATGGGTTATTTTATCttaataaatttcacataatactttAATATAATAACTACAAtacatctactctaataaatgaatgttttttgtcacatgtcacattctcgttcaatttgtcaaatgttattttatggttattttaaattaatttcttttccacatgtcattttataggtTATTCTATTTTAATGAATTCCACATAATACTTTAATATAATGATTACAATAAATttagtaataaattaatatcaattttattaatggacttacctttttatttcaaaacatccaaattaaagttcattagtttattttgtttatttatttaaatttaaaagataaaaaaatcaattttaataattcattatttttcttattttcttataaatccaaagttcttaaatatttagacatttatatttaatcatttttaattaactcatgtaatGCATGGGTCTTAGACCTAGTATTATTATAATTACTAGgtatgagactcatgtattacatgagtttatttaaaaaaaaactaaatataaaattctaaacatttaaaaagtatgaatttataagaaaaatgagaaaatattgaattataaaaattaaaatattttttttctcttttaaatttaaacaaataatttagataaataaataaagaaaattaatgaatctttaatttggtaattttgaaattagaaggaaagtaattaatgaaattgatatgcatctattattgaatataaatattatctacaatttaataaaatgaaaaaaccataaaatgacatgtggaataaaaattaatttaaaataactacaaaattacatgtggtaaaataaatgagaatttgacatgtgacaaaaaaatctttatttattagggaggatataATACaagaaataaacacataatttacATTGCATTGATAATATTCATAAATTAAACTCATCCAATTAGGAATAGATTAGGATAATGAGATAATGTTTTCAAAAACGATTTTGCATGGTATTTTTACTATTAAATTTCCGATCCGGTTTTATTTTTTAACCCGGTTTTGTAGAACCTGACCGGTGTTAAGAACCGAGACCGATTTTTCTAAAAGTGAAGAACCAATAGACAAATGTTATTACTAAATTCGGTCCGGTTCCGACGGTTCTAAAGTTCatcccttttttttttctttttatcaatTTTTGGACAAGCTTTAAAGAGTTGAAagttttattttagtttaattatttaaaaaaaattgtctcATGGTGttgatatttgattttatttgacTATTTGTTTTAACTTGTTTGCTATCCGCTTTAACCACTAAAACAACAAACCGAATAAAAAGAAACAAATCAAACCGAATCTTATTTGGTTTTGGTTACTGTTAActtaaaattgttaaaaaaaaccGATTAACTCGAACCTATTAATTTCCGTATCAACACTGTGTGtcctcttttatatatatatatatatatatatatatatatatatatatatatatatatatatatatatatatatatatatatatatatatatatatatatatgattttaacATTGTTACAAGAAAACACCAATTTACACAAATAGACATGTTTCACTTGTAAGACACtgaatttgtttatgcttgttacatgttttacatgtcgACACCAATTTGTTTCGAGTAGACAACACAAATCTCATATCATATTCGTATGTGTACCAAATTACAGGATCTACTTACACAGAGAACTAGTCCAATATCCTATGCTTTCATTTGTCTTACTTTTCATAATTTAGGGAAAAGGAGGGTCTAGTCCTTATATCGTAACTCCTAACAAAAACCAAGCAGTCAAGCCTTCAAAACAAGAAAGTAGATCAATGGGTGCTTGTAGCCCACCAATTTCCCATCTTCTTCCCAACCCCAACAAAACCCTAATCACTGTCAACAAAAGGAAGCCCTTGTTCATCATCGTTTCCTCATCTTCGAAGCCCCAATTAACAATACAAAGGAGACAATTACTGTTGCTTTCTCTTCCAATTTCAATCACAACGATTCAGCTGAGTTGCTATTCGGGTTCAGCTGTTGCAGCGTCTATTTTCGATCCGGTTACGGATGCCGAGAGAGCTGCGAGCTCGGAGGTATCCCGGAGAGTGGCGGAAGCGGTGGAGCTTCTTGAGAAAGGCAGGGAATTTCAGGCCCAGGGTGATTATGTCCAAGCTCTCAAATACTTTACACAGGTATATAATAGTTCTTTCACTTTagtaaaataaaatcaaagatgCATTTATAAATGCaaaaaattgaaattacaatGTTATAATTGGGTATAATTCACAGAAGAAGTATAATGCAAAAAACTGAAAGTATAATTCAGTTCTAGaatgaaatgaaagtaggatgctataatatacAAGTAAATAAATAAGTGAATTTGGATTGGGAACATTATTTCATTCAGAGAACCAAATTAGGAAGTGTTTAATTTGTTTGGAAAATAGTGAGTAACTAAAAATGGTAATTGTTGAGATATGTGTGATGTCGCATGTTGTAATTAGTAGCTATTGGTGTTGGTCTACAAGATTTGATATTCTagtaagggtatttttggtatttgatAAATAGTTGAAGAATTACATTAAACATTTGTCAAAGTCAGACTTGTAATTTAAATGGAATTTGATTTAGAAGGGTTGTTTAGGAATGTACCAAATAATCAAATCATTTCCAATAAATTATGTGTCAAACCAAATGTTCTAATTTCTTTGACTATATAGAGTGCTTTGATGCTGTTTTATGTCCATAATATTCATTTCATTTTTCTTATATTGAAGTGTATTGCTGTTATTTGAATAGTAATGAGACATTTTCATTTATCAAAATATGAGATTGGATTTCTTTTTATTattgtaaacaaaaaataaacttaatacaCTTGTGGTATTTAAACTTACAACCCATAGGTTGTAAAACTTTACATGATGCCATTAGGCCATAGGCCTTTTGGTTTCTTTATATCATTTCTTtgaagggtattttaggtatttgctTAGTAAGCAAACTTTCCCGTTAAAGCATATGTCAAATCAAACATTGTAACCTATAATCTCGTTTTACTATTCAAAAGACTATTTCCGAAACATTTTTTTAAAGAAGAA includes these proteins:
- the LOC111897609 gene encoding uncharacterized protein LOC111897609, encoding MGACSPPISHLLPNPNKTLITVNKRKPLFIIVSSSSKPQLTIQRRQLLLLSLPISITTIQLSCYSGSAVAASIFDPVTDAERAASSEVSRRVAEAVELLEKGREFQAQGDYVQALKYFTQVVREYKDFALSEYARVGRALALYEVGDKNEAIAEMEDVSISLKGSPEVHAALAAALYSDKHAPVLAENQFTIATLLDPKYTDLGYVKDTKHWPPSLVQSLQDFITLS